A genomic window from Leptolyngbya sp. BL0902 includes:
- a CDS encoding class I SAM-dependent methyltransferase: MLLQPEQRTKLDESNDAYFYDVPRFVTHVDAGFINRLTHLYRQRLTPNSRILDLMSSWVSHLPEELEFDWVEGHGLNAEELAKNPRLNHFFVQNLNDNPRLPLEDKSFDAVLNTVSVQYLQQPEVVFAEIHRVLKPGGVAIVSFSNRMFYQKAIAAWRDGSESDRVALVKGYFKSVPGFSAPEVIAYAPPVPGFLQMLGLAMADPFYAVIASRLPSA, from the coding sequence ATGCTGCTTCAGCCGGAACAACGCACCAAACTCGACGAATCCAACGACGCCTACTTCTACGATGTGCCTCGCTTTGTCACCCATGTGGATGCGGGGTTTATCAATCGGCTCACCCACCTCTATCGCCAGCGATTGACCCCCAATAGCCGCATTTTGGATTTGATGAGTAGCTGGGTCTCGCACTTGCCGGAGGAGCTTGAGTTTGACTGGGTGGAAGGCCACGGCCTCAATGCCGAAGAACTGGCCAAAAATCCCCGATTGAATCATTTCTTTGTGCAAAACCTCAACGACAATCCGCGCCTGCCCCTAGAGGACAAGTCCTTTGATGCGGTGCTGAATACCGTGTCGGTGCAGTACCTTCAGCAGCCGGAGGTGGTGTTCGCGGAAATCCATCGCGTGCTGAAACCCGGTGGGGTGGCCATCGTCAGCTTTTCCAACCGGATGTTTTACCAAAAAGCCATTGCCGCATGGCGCGACGGCAGCGAATCCGACCGGGTGGCCTTGGTGAAGGGCTACTTCAAATCCGTCCCCGGCTTCAGCGCCCCGGAGGTGATCGCCTACGCCCCACCCGTTCCCGGCTTTCTGCAAATGCTGGGCCTAGCTATGGCTGATCCCTTCTATGCCGTGATCGCCTCTCGCCTGCCGAGCGCCTAG
- a CDS encoding bestrophin family protein produces the protein MVKLSASDRGPRHEGRAWFRDLFSVQGSVIPAVLPRTLFCAVFALGIYLLHERGWRVSSPILGSLVPSLVLGLLLVFRTNTSYERFWEGRKLWGNVVNLTRNLARQMWVAIQEKYPADHDAKVTAIRLLPAFAIALKLHLRGEQPSSELTGLISETQFAKLQTMNNPPLEIAFWIADYLQTQQAQHKLHPYQLTACLEALDGLVNTLGGCERILKTPIPLAYSIHLKQLLMLYCLALPFQMVDSVGWGTPFLVGLISFAVFGIEAIGLEIENPFGNDPNDLPLDAICQTMRQNTEDLISLAPSVGIWQQPSHPVSFLDAAIQEADPT, from the coding sequence GTGGTCAAGTTATCGGCTAGCGACAGGGGGCCGCGCCACGAGGGGCGGGCCTGGTTTCGGGATTTGTTTAGTGTGCAGGGGTCGGTGATTCCGGCGGTGTTGCCCCGCACCCTGTTTTGCGCGGTCTTTGCCCTGGGCATTTACCTGCTGCACGAGCGGGGATGGCGGGTATCGTCGCCGATTTTGGGTTCCCTAGTGCCCAGCCTGGTGCTGGGTTTGCTGCTGGTGTTTCGCACGAATACCTCCTACGAGCGGTTTTGGGAGGGACGAAAATTGTGGGGCAACGTGGTGAACCTCACCCGCAACCTGGCCCGCCAAATGTGGGTGGCCATCCAAGAAAAATACCCCGCCGACCACGACGCCAAGGTGACGGCGATTCGGCTGTTGCCCGCCTTTGCCATTGCCCTGAAGCTGCACCTGCGCGGCGAACAGCCCAGCTCAGAACTCACGGGACTGATCTCCGAGACGCAGTTTGCCAAGCTCCAAACCATGAACAATCCGCCCCTGGAAATTGCCTTTTGGATTGCCGACTATCTGCAAACCCAGCAGGCCCAGCACAAGCTTCACCCCTACCAGCTCACGGCTTGCCTAGAGGCGCTGGATGGCTTGGTCAATACCCTCGGCGGCTGCGAGCGCATCCTCAAAACCCCCATTCCCCTGGCCTATTCCATCCACCTCAAGCAGTTGTTGATGCTGTACTGCTTGGCCCTGCCCTTTCAAATGGTGGATTCCGTGGGCTGGGGCACTCCATTTTTGGTGGGGCTAATTAGCTTTGCGGTGTTTGGCATCGAAGCCATTGGCCTAGAAATCGAAAATCCCTTCGGCAACGACCCCAACGATTTGCCCCTCGACGCCATTTGCCAAACCATGCGCCAAAACACCGAAGACCTGATTTCCCTTGCCCCCAGCGTTGGCATTTGGCAGCAGCCTAGTCATCCAGTCTCCTTCCTAGATGCTGCTATCCAAGAGGCTGATCCAACCTGA
- a CDS encoding serine/threonine-protein kinase, translating to MPTPIPAGTTLQNRYRILQPLGQGGFGRTYLAEDLGRFNERCAIKEFEPQSENDMTEKSLQLFQREAAILYGISHPQIPKFQAIFEEDQRLFLVQDYVDGTTYRDLLNQRLGQGITFSEAEVRQFLQQMLPVLAHIHSKGIIHRDISPDNIMQRQADQLPILIDFGVVKEVFTRVQMTGTPTHATSVGKLGYAPSEQIQSGRAYPSSDLYALAVTAIVMLTGKEPQVLFDDVNLAWNWQPYAPVSPGLAQVLNRAINYRPGDRFQSVSEMAQALGSANVMPQTASQRPAPPPSQVKTVAVGRQYQPTQVAPTPTTYPQRVPPAFVEEPESIWENPWAVALIGAVLALIAGLGGWLVVSLINRPPNNAGTPVPEITIDPIQPTTAPTPTVQPTPTDRPVQFNQALRLSVGQSRTVSGSLRSNETINHQFNGEAGQVLNARIRGEGVLLTVLDAQGNPIDSSAERVQAWQGALTSNGLHSIQLRTVQGLNQSNYALEVSLEAAPEPTPDPTPTPDPTPTPDPTPTPTPDPTPIPTPEPTPPPIPDPPTPPAPLPEPIPDPTQEPNVTEQRVQIPSGQTSTQVTGQVNADRVRRYVVNARAGQTMSLNVPRAGGPITLDVRYPNGSLIPDGSRVLSWQGQLPTSGDYRVDVRSPRPAEYTLRIAVN from the coding sequence ATGCCCACCCCCATCCCCGCCGGAACCACCCTCCAAAACCGTTACCGCATCCTGCAACCCTTGGGGCAGGGGGGCTTTGGCCGCACCTATCTGGCGGAAGACCTGGGCCGTTTTAACGAGCGCTGCGCCATCAAGGAATTTGAGCCCCAGTCGGAAAATGACATGACGGAGAAGTCGCTTCAGCTTTTCCAGCGGGAGGCGGCGATTCTCTACGGTATTAGTCATCCTCAAATCCCTAAGTTTCAGGCCATTTTTGAGGAAGATCAGCGGCTGTTTTTGGTGCAAGACTACGTGGACGGCACCACCTATCGGGATCTGCTCAACCAGCGCCTCGGCCAGGGGATAACCTTCTCGGAGGCGGAGGTGCGCCAGTTTTTGCAGCAGATGCTGCCCGTGTTGGCCCACATTCACAGCAAGGGCATCATCCATCGAGACATCAGCCCCGACAATATCATGCAGCGACAAGCGGATCAGCTCCCTATTCTGATCGACTTTGGGGTGGTGAAGGAGGTGTTTACCCGCGTGCAAATGACCGGAACTCCTACCCATGCCACCTCCGTGGGCAAGCTGGGCTATGCCCCCAGCGAGCAGATCCAGTCGGGCCGCGCCTACCCCAGCAGCGACCTCTATGCCCTGGCGGTGACGGCGATTGTGATGCTGACGGGCAAGGAGCCCCAGGTCTTGTTTGACGATGTGAACCTGGCCTGGAACTGGCAACCCTATGCCCCCGTCAGCCCAGGGCTGGCCCAGGTGCTCAACCGCGCCATCAACTACCGACCGGGGGATCGCTTCCAGTCCGTCAGCGAAATGGCCCAGGCCCTCGGTAGCGCCAATGTGATGCCCCAAACCGCGTCCCAGCGTCCGGCTCCGCCCCCCTCCCAGGTGAAGACCGTGGCCGTGGGGCGACAGTATCAGCCCACCCAGGTGGCCCCCACGCCAACCACCTATCCCCAGCGGGTGCCCCCCGCCTTTGTGGAGGAACCGGAATCCATCTGGGAAAACCCCTGGGCCGTGGCGTTGATTGGGGCCGTTTTGGCCTTGATTGCAGGGCTGGGCGGCTGGCTGGTGGTGAGTTTGATCAACCGTCCGCCCAACAACGCAGGCACCCCCGTTCCAGAAATTACCATTGACCCCATTCAGCCCACCACCGCCCCCACGCCCACGGTTCAGCCCACGCCCACGGATCGTCCGGTGCAATTTAACCAGGCCCTGCGCCTGAGTGTGGGCCAAAGCCGCACGGTGTCGGGCTCCCTCCGCAGCAACGAAACCATCAACCACCAGTTCAATGGCGAGGCGGGCCAGGTGCTGAACGCCCGTATTCGTGGCGAAGGGGTGCTGCTGACGGTGCTGGATGCCCAGGGCAACCCCATCGACAGCAGTGCCGAGCGGGTGCAGGCTTGGCAGGGGGCGCTGACCTCCAACGGCCTCCACAGCATTCAACTGCGGACGGTGCAGGGGCTGAACCAAAGCAACTACGCCCTAGAAGTGAGCCTGGAAGCTGCCCCAGAGCCCACCCCCGATCCCACCCCCACCCCCGATCCTACGCCCACCCCAGACCCCACGCCCACGCCCACCCCAGACCCCACACCCATCCCCACGCCGGAACCCACTCCACCTCCCATCCCTGATCCCCCCACACCGCCTGCGCCGCTGCCAGAGCCGATCCCCGATCCAACCCAGGAGCCCAATGTTACAGAGCAGCGGGTACAAATTCCCTCCGGGCAAACCAGCACCCAGGTTACAGGCCAGGTCAATGCAGATCGCGTTCGGCGCTATGTGGTCAACGCGAGGGCAGGGCAAACCATGTCCCTGAATGTACCTAGGGCTGGTGGCCCCATCACCCTCGATGTGCGCTATCCCAACGGCAGCCTCATCCCCGATGGTTCACGGGTGCTGAGCTGGCAGGGGCAATTACCCACCTCTGGCGACTACCGGGTGGATGTACGGTCTCCCCGTCCGGCAGAATATACCCTGCGGATCGCCGTCAACTAA